One genomic window of Candidatus Kuenenia stuttgartiensis includes the following:
- the csm4 gene encoding type III-A CRISPR-associated RAMP protein Csm4 — translation MSTKIAKFQFYTSAYFGEAGIGVEESSEMVHSDTIFSAICHAWGIVYGKTDMESMLAKFKDAAPFLITSCFLYSNETFFLPKPHTLPPGFENAEIREEFGKKVKNISFLPFELFEQWAKREKIENYLKKVVLPDYDSCYQFDLIPRATIDRSTLNAQIFRMKTVRFNKDCGLYCIVKINDLSIEEKIKSSLEYLGESGLGGKRNIGLGRYKLCWEDINEKWKNLLAFKGNAHCTLSLYHMNIEGVLESLIEGASYGLIERRGWMSTPFSKAQYKRKTVSMFSEGSVFKQTIQGNLVSVTPEILEKKDFHPVYRNGLAFTVPILA, via the coding sequence ATGTCTACTAAAATTGCAAAATTTCAATTTTATACTTCTGCTTATTTTGGTGAAGCCGGAATCGGCGTTGAAGAATCAAGTGAAATGGTTCACTCCGACACCATATTTAGCGCCATATGTCATGCTTGGGGAATAGTCTATGGAAAAACGGATATGGAATCCATGCTTGCCAAATTCAAAGATGCCGCTCCTTTTCTGATTACCTCCTGTTTTCTTTATAGCAACGAAACATTTTTTTTACCCAAACCACATACACTTCCCCCTGGGTTTGAAAACGCTGAGATTCGCGAAGAATTTGGCAAAAAGGTTAAGAATATATCTTTTTTACCTTTTGAACTTTTTGAACAGTGGGCAAAAAGAGAAAAAATTGAGAATTATCTCAAAAAAGTAGTATTGCCGGACTACGACTCATGTTACCAATTTGATTTGATTCCACGAGCTACCATTGATCGCTCAACCTTAAATGCACAAATATTCCGCATGAAAACAGTGAGATTCAATAAAGATTGCGGTTTATATTGCATCGTCAAAATAAATGATTTATCCATTGAAGAGAAGATAAAGTCGTCCCTTGAATACCTTGGGGAATCTGGGCTCGGTGGAAAAAGAAACATTGGATTGGGAAGATACAAATTATGTTGGGAAGACATAAATGAAAAATGGAAAAATCTTCTTGCCTTTAAAGGCAATGCGCATTGCACATTATCGCTTTACCACATGAATATTGAAGGGGTTTTAGAGAGTCTTATTGAAGGCGCTTCATATGGATTGATTGAGCGAAGAGGGTGGATGTCTACTCCATTCAGTAAAGCTCAATACAAACGAAAAACAGTAAGCATGTTCTCTGAAGGTTCAGTGTTCAAACAAACCATACAAGGGAATCTTGTTTCCGTTACACCGGAAATATTAGAAAAAAAAGATTTTCATCCCGTTTATAGAAATGGACTTGCCTTTACCGTGCCAATTTTAGCATAG
- the cas10 gene encoding type III-A CRISPR-associated protein Cas10/Csm1 → MNEEQTREYKSIILGSLLHDIGKIVIRANQDNNGRDSCSMGMEWLDKHVMNGLPSTISTYTKLHNKKYIREIENNNLTLICYQANNLATSLKDEEIVESINLKHEPLMSIFSKIHLKENISEEKCYFHKLKPLSREIRYPEEREHIKIEAYDYDNLLKQFENDFTIWIQKGLSISALIVLLEKYWSSVPSETVKTKNNVALYSDVSFFDHAKVTSAIASCLYNYFIELKKEMFNANIFKDEILDRNKNYFRLIGGDISGVQTFIYTISSKGALKTLRARSFFLELFTEHVVSEIIEYFNLTRANIIYNGGGKFYILSHNKDGIELEINHFAQKINNWLLANFRHTLFLAMTSVPVSGDDLSTDKICEVWSNLGNELSKVKSNKFSNNLSEILSPIETKDPLEKCSICYRDDVTLTDLIIFQKKIKSCDFCKKLYSLGDTLIDCTEIQGKNVDEKIEDTICLPKIKGHFISYSFENRTNDADRTYLLNNSDINKFSTHNTSQLCYCNYVRIVNDLPEKAKSKELEGKASIRSTASFQGLSLASRGASRIGVLRMDIDHLAKVFLKGLDKQNRTFSKLSTLSRELTLFFKHYIRRICERKLDSSIYSALDISEKSHTENKGRNISIIYSGGDDLFLVGSWDDVVEVAFDINNSFKSYTCGRLSISGGIITADENYPLHLLA, encoded by the coding sequence ATGAATGAAGAACAGACGAGGGAATATAAATCTATAATCCTTGGCTCATTATTACATGATATAGGAAAGATAGTAATTCGTGCAAATCAAGATAATAATGGAAGAGACTCTTGTTCCATGGGTATGGAATGGCTAGATAAGCATGTAATGAATGGTTTGCCATCGACAATATCAACGTACACAAAGCTCCATAATAAAAAATACATTAGAGAAATAGAAAATAACAATTTAACCTTGATTTGCTACCAGGCAAATAATTTAGCAACGTCACTAAAAGACGAAGAAATAGTTGAATCAATCAACCTAAAGCATGAGCCCTTAATGTCAATATTTTCAAAAATCCATTTGAAAGAAAATATATCTGAAGAAAAATGTTATTTTCATAAATTAAAACCGCTTTCAAGAGAAATACGCTATCCAGAAGAGAGGGAGCATATAAAAATAGAAGCGTACGATTACGACAACCTTCTCAAGCAATTTGAGAATGATTTTACAATTTGGATTCAAAAAGGTTTATCGATTTCAGCACTTATCGTATTATTAGAAAAATATTGGTCTTCCGTACCTTCGGAAACAGTAAAAACAAAAAATAATGTGGCTTTATACTCAGACGTTTCTTTTTTTGACCATGCCAAGGTAACATCCGCCATAGCTTCCTGCCTTTATAATTATTTTATTGAATTAAAAAAAGAAATGTTTAATGCAAATATATTTAAGGATGAAATATTAGACAGAAATAAAAATTATTTCAGACTCATTGGGGGTGATATCTCCGGGGTTCAAACCTTTATCTATACAATATCTTCAAAAGGTGCCTTAAAAACTCTAAGAGCACGGTCTTTTTTTCTTGAGCTATTTACGGAACACGTGGTTTCTGAAATAATAGAGTACTTCAATTTAACCAGAGCAAACATTATTTACAATGGCGGAGGCAAATTTTATATCCTTTCTCATAACAAGGATGGTATTGAATTAGAAATAAATCATTTTGCACAAAAAATTAACAACTGGTTATTGGCCAATTTTCGACACACGCTATTTCTCGCGATGACCTCCGTTCCGGTCTCAGGAGATGATTTATCTACGGATAAAATATGCGAAGTATGGTCTAACTTGGGCAATGAGTTATCAAAAGTAAAATCAAACAAATTCAGCAACAATTTGTCGGAGATACTCAGTCCTATAGAGACAAAAGACCCTTTAGAAAAATGTTCTATTTGCTACAGAGATGATGTTACTTTAACTGATCTAATTATTTTTCAGAAAAAAATAAAATCTTGCGACTTTTGCAAAAAATTATACTCTTTGGGAGATACCCTAATTGATTGCACGGAGATACAAGGAAAGAATGTAGATGAAAAAATTGAAGACACGATATGTTTGCCTAAAATTAAAGGGCATTTTATATCCTATTCTTTTGAGAATCGGACAAATGATGCAGACAGGACTTATCTTCTAAATAATTCCGACATAAATAAATTCTCAACCCATAACACCTCTCAACTCTGTTATTGTAATTATGTACGTATCGTAAATGATCTCCCGGAAAAAGCCAAAAGTAAGGAATTGGAAGGGAAAGCATCCATAAGATCTACTGCTAGTTTTCAGGGGCTCAGCTTGGCATCGAGAGGCGCATCAAGGATTGGTGTATTAAGAATGGATATTGATCATCTGGCGAAAGTATTTTTAAAAGGTTTAGACAAACAGAACAGAACCTTCTCCAAACTATCCACACTCTCAAGAGAATTGACCTTATTTTTTAAACATTATATCAGGCGTATTTGTGAGAGAAAGCTTGATAGCAGTATATATAGCGCCCTTGATATTAGCGAGAAAAGCCACACGGAAAACAAAGGTAGAAATATAAGCATAATCTATTCCGGTGGTGATGATTTGTTTTTAGTTGGTTCATGGGATGATGTAGTTGAAGTTGCCTTCGACATTAATAATAGTTTCAAGAGTTATACCTGCGGTAGGCTTAGCATTTCAGGAGGTATTATCACTGCCGACGAAAACTACCCTTTACATCTTCTAGCGTGA
- a CDS encoding reverse transcriptase domain-containing protein, which translates to MKEFALNLSALYSAFDAVKENHGCAGADGVTIERYEGNLDLNLRIMRKELTEQTYFPLPLLRILVDKGNGEARALCIPSVRDRIVQAAVLQLIEPVLEKEFEECSFAYRKGRSVKQAVYKVREYYEQGYQWVVDADIDAFFDSVDYSLLLLKFKCYIHDPCIQNLVGLWLKGEVWDGKTVTTLKKGIPQGSPISPILANLYLDEFDEELTRNGYKLVRFSDDFIILCKNSGMAKESLKLTKKILEKLLLELDEEQVINFDQGFKFLGVIFVKSMIMVPFDRPKKERKVLFFPKPLDLEVYFKQRKQGKIWQTST; encoded by the coding sequence ATGAAGGAATTTGCATTAAATCTCTCAGCGTTATATTCCGCCTTTGATGCCGTTAAGGAAAATCACGGTTGTGCAGGCGCGGATGGTGTTACTATCGAACGTTATGAGGGAAACCTTGATCTGAATCTAAGAATTATGCGCAAGGAGCTTACGGAACAAACGTACTTTCCTCTCCCTCTTTTAAGAATCCTGGTTGATAAGGGAAACGGAGAGGCCAGGGCATTGTGCATCCCTTCAGTGAGAGACCGGATAGTACAGGCAGCCGTATTGCAACTCATTGAACCTGTTCTTGAGAAAGAATTTGAAGAGTGCAGCTTTGCCTACCGGAAAGGCCGTTCCGTAAAACAGGCGGTTTATAAAGTCAGGGAGTATTATGAACAGGGTTATCAGTGGGTTGTGGATGCAGATATCGATGCGTTTTTCGATAGTGTGGATTATTCATTGCTCCTGTTAAAATTCAAATGTTATATTCACGATCCATGTATTCAAAACCTGGTAGGGCTCTGGCTAAAAGGTGAAGTATGGGATGGAAAAACGGTAACCACATTAAAAAAAGGGATTCCGCAAGGTTCACCCATCTCCCCGATTCTTGCAAATCTGTATCTTGATGAATTCGATGAAGAACTTACTCGTAACGGATATAAGCTTGTGCGATTTTCAGATGATTTCATCATCCTTTGCAAAAATTCCGGAATGGCAAAAGAATCACTCAAATTAACAAAGAAAATATTGGAAAAACTTCTTTTAGAACTGGATGAAGAACAGGTGATTAACTTTGACCAGGGTTTTAAATTCCTGGGAGTTATTTTTGTAAAGAGTATGATCATGGTGCCTTTCGACCGGCCAAAGAAGGAACGGAAGGTGTTGTTCTTTCCAAAACCATTAGACCT
- a CDS encoding CRISPR-associated protein Csx3, producing the protein MIIIDLSTVFDNVAKLSNLDEYLGKCMNLAGEGDEVILTGSAPVWLYLAVAHALHGKAKKLIYRSPVTGDVVIFDHDPF; encoded by the coding sequence GTGATTATTATTGATCTCTCAACGGTTTTTGATAATGTTGCTAAACTTTCAAATTTAGATGAATATTTAGGCAAATGTATGAATCTCGCCGGCGAAGGAGACGAAGTTATTTTGACCGGTAGTGCCCCTGTCTGGCTTTACCTGGCGGTTGCACATGCTTTGCACGGAAAAGCGAAGAAATTGATATATCGATCACCTGTTACCGGTGATGTTGTCATATTTGACCATGACCCATTTTGA
- a CDS encoding IS1634 family transposase: MATIQSKNSRGYKYWYIVESRRVNGKPRPIVLAYLGKADDLLKQLQGLTEKLRLKSYSHGAVAALLSVANALDVPSVINKYIKSPRQYCAKKPVRNNLTAGSTLLLGAVGRVCVPTSKRGWWDWAKTTTAEYLLRHSLSKIDSQHFWDLMDALPEESIAEIERELIEKTFKTYNLQSDTLFFDTTNFFTYIDTTNLRCTIARRGKNKQKRYDLRQVGLAMVVTRNDMIPLFHHTYQGNMADAKVFSAVLETIKDRMTGLGFDSKKHTIVFDRGNNSMDNMAIVERLALHYVGALTPYHHKQLVGDAMCNFREYDVDGSKIQVYHDKRVIWGQERTVVVFISEKLKVGQLRGMSQSLEKAEHQLKLLQQHLCNPKGKMRDKEGLEDTIRSVVKCQFAKDVIDWSLKEVSEGKFQLNFSIDQKKLEEIEGELGFRILMTDHHDWDTADIIKAYYGQSKIEHAFRNLKNPYHLALKPQFHWTDQKIRVHFFICVLGYLMAAIVWYQAKAHAQFSGTLDTLLDTLNNIRLSAMLEETKARGRVKATYKLEEMSDKESLLMNALGIMDFHKHRLKLQGLSVYN; encoded by the coding sequence ATGGCTACCATTCAATCTAAAAACTCCAGAGGTTATAAATATTGGTATATTGTCGAATCGCGGCGCGTTAACGGCAAGCCCAGGCCCATCGTCCTGGCCTATCTTGGCAAGGCAGACGATTTATTAAAACAACTGCAAGGTCTTACCGAAAAATTACGGCTCAAATCTTATTCACATGGCGCGGTAGCCGCATTGCTAAGTGTGGCCAATGCCCTGGACGTCCCTTCCGTGATTAATAAATATATAAAGTCGCCACGGCAGTATTGTGCTAAAAAACCTGTTCGAAATAATCTGACCGCCGGAAGTACCCTCTTGTTGGGTGCCGTGGGGAGAGTGTGTGTGCCTACCAGCAAAAGAGGATGGTGGGATTGGGCAAAGACGACTACTGCCGAATACTTACTCAGACACAGCTTGAGTAAAATAGACAGTCAGCATTTCTGGGATTTGATGGATGCACTTCCTGAAGAATCCATTGCAGAAATCGAGCGCGAATTAATTGAAAAGACATTTAAAACATACAACCTTCAAAGCGACACACTGTTTTTTGATACAACCAATTTTTTCACGTATATCGACACAACTAATCTGCGATGCACTATTGCCCGGCGGGGGAAAAACAAACAAAAGCGATACGATCTCAGGCAGGTCGGGTTGGCGATGGTCGTTACACGTAACGACATGATACCGTTGTTTCACCATACCTATCAGGGGAACATGGCGGATGCAAAGGTGTTCAGCGCGGTTCTTGAGACGATAAAAGACAGGATGACCGGATTAGGTTTCGACAGCAAAAAGCACACTATTGTTTTTGATCGTGGAAACAATTCCATGGACAATATGGCTATTGTAGAGAGATTGGCATTGCATTACGTTGGAGCGCTTACACCGTATCATCACAAGCAGTTGGTAGGGGATGCCATGTGTAATTTCAGGGAATATGACGTTGACGGCAGTAAGATACAGGTGTACCATGACAAACGGGTTATTTGGGGGCAGGAAAGAACCGTTGTCGTATTTATTTCCGAGAAATTAAAGGTTGGGCAATTAAGGGGAATGTCTCAGTCTCTGGAAAAGGCAGAACATCAGTTAAAGCTCTTACAGCAGCATCTGTGTAATCCAAAGGGAAAGATGCGGGACAAAGAGGGTCTGGAGGATACGATAAGAAGTGTAGTGAAATGTCAATTTGCGAAGGATGTTATCGATTGGTCGTTAAAAGAGGTATCTGAAGGCAAGTTTCAATTGAATTTTTCAATCGACCAGAAAAAGCTCGAAGAAATAGAAGGGGAACTGGGGTTCAGGATTCTTATGACAGACCATCACGATTGGGATACCGCGGACATTATAAAAGCCTACTATGGGCAATCAAAAATTGAACATGCCTTTAGAAATCTCAAGAACCCCTATCACCTTGCTTTAAAACCGCAATTTCACTGGACGGATCAGAAAATCAGGGTGCATTTTTTTATTTGCGTCCTCGGATACCTAATGGCGGCGATTGTGTGGTATCAGGCAAAAGCGCACGCACAATTTAGTGGAACGTTAGATACCCTGTTAGACACCCTTAATAATATAAGGCTTTCTGCTATGCTTGAAGAAACAAAGGCCAGAGGGAGAGTTAAGGCTACCTACAAATTGGAAGAAATGTCCGACAAGGAATCTCTGTTGATGAATGCGTTAGGCATTATGGATTTCCACAAACATCGGCTGAAACTTCAAGGACTCAGTGTATACAATTGA
- the csm3 gene encoding type III-A CRISPR-associated RAMP protein Csm3, which translates to MPRLQEKPLLGKIFILGKIKCETGLHIGGSKEKMDIGGIDAPVMRDPLTREPYIPGSSLKGKLRSLFERMENKQFNRSGGGDVWRHECTDSQCYVCRLFGSTGSNADENLPSRLSVRDCLLEEESREKLKKIDTGLQYTEWKFENSLDRVTAAANPRQLERIPAGAKFEFEIVYNVEASNGEAKKDLSNLLELISLLQDDYLGGHGSRGYGKVGFTIDKFMARKLEFYRATSEEDKKSNSSILENKTIDECKQNVDEILSMFDIL; encoded by the coding sequence ATGCCAAGGCTTCAAGAAAAACCATTACTAGGAAAAATATTTATTCTGGGAAAGATAAAATGTGAAACTGGACTTCATATTGGCGGCTCAAAAGAAAAAATGGATATTGGTGGTATCGACGCACCGGTAATGAGAGATCCTCTTACAAGAGAACCGTACATACCCGGAAGTTCATTGAAAGGAAAGTTAAGATCACTTTTTGAGCGAATGGAGAATAAGCAGTTTAATAGATCAGGTGGGGGAGACGTTTGGAGGCATGAATGCACAGACTCTCAGTGCTACGTCTGTAGACTTTTCGGATCTACCGGAAGTAATGCAGATGAAAATCTTCCTTCCAGGCTTTCTGTCAGAGATTGTTTATTGGAGGAAGAGAGTAGAGAAAAATTAAAAAAAATTGATACCGGCTTGCAATACACGGAATGGAAATTTGAAAACTCACTTGATAGAGTTACTGCCGCCGCAAATCCTCGACAATTAGAGCGTATTCCCGCTGGCGCCAAATTCGAGTTTGAAATCGTATATAACGTGGAGGCTAGTAATGGCGAGGCAAAAAAAGATTTATCCAACCTTTTAGAGTTAATAAGTTTATTGCAAGACGATTATCTGGGAGGACATGGTTCAAGAGGTTACGGCAAAGTCGGTTTTACAATAGATAAATTCATGGCAAGAAAATTGGAATTCTACAGGGCAACCTCCGAAGAAGACAAAAAAAGCAATAGTTCAATCTTGGAAAATAAAACCATTGATGAATGCAAGCAGAATGTTGACGAAATATTATCTATGTTTGATATTTTGTAA
- the csm2 gene encoding type III-A CRISPR-associated protein Csm2: MSNFKKNVPSGPPSVINGIVKELKALPDMGSLPASHLVKYAEDVGDFLANKVRLKTNQIRKFLDMVNTIRAEGIANPKLHYKEKVILLKPKLAYAAGRSREVVPLMEVLDPCMDKVKVEKDFERFHKFVESIVAYHRYHGGRES; encoded by the coding sequence ATGTCAAATTTTAAAAAAAATGTGCCAAGCGGTCCACCTTCTGTAATAAACGGCATAGTGAAAGAATTGAAGGCTCTTCCAGATATGGGAAGTTTGCCGGCATCGCATCTTGTGAAATACGCAGAAGACGTTGGTGACTTTCTCGCAAACAAAGTGCGTCTCAAAACAAATCAAATTCGTAAATTTCTCGACATGGTAAATACCATACGGGCCGAGGGGATAGCAAATCCTAAGTTGCATTATAAGGAAAAAGTAATTCTGTTAAAGCCCAAACTTGCATATGCGGCAGGCAGGTCTAGAGAGGTTGTCCCCCTTATGGAAGTTCTTGATCCCTGTATGGACAAAGTTAAGGTTGAAAAGGATTTTGAAAGATTTCACAAGTTCGTTGAGTCGATTGTTGCATATCATCGGTATCATGGCGGTCGGGAATCATAA
- the csm5 gene encoding type III-A CRISPR-associated RAMP protein Csm5, whose protein sequence is MKLKLKTLSSIHIGGKEGNFLPMEYLIFRNKCYFINEDKLSKELYDRQLLDNFLTGIKQKGKDFSVDAFLKEKKLLTQEFLDKTSSYSSHCNINIQGNIRSCIRNAFSQPYLPGSAIKGVIRTSIMYVILKRLNDTLRKKILTDFVQKKLLEYKKDPRGEQGYSWFKERFKQWFAQRLDEEIFQKFVIKNNQKRYDPHSDILRCIQISDSNSIDTGNLHLEEVKIFSADSAKSPKDWSVFVECIPAGNEFTFQCKIDEWLLNKFKENNPSNSFGVAFSELKKILSNPFEAVNEMTSDLLREEESFFSQKLKLKNILNFGNETPNFRLGWGMGLLGTSVAMLLPAETKQDLRNILFTDRGDSPAPKSRRIITSNHSSYAILGWCVVENNI, encoded by the coding sequence ATGAAATTGAAGCTTAAAACCCTTTCTTCCATTCACATTGGAGGAAAAGAGGGAAATTTTTTACCGATGGAATATCTCATTTTTAGAAATAAATGTTATTTCATTAACGAAGATAAGCTCTCAAAAGAACTGTACGATAGACAACTTCTTGATAACTTCTTAACCGGAATCAAACAAAAAGGCAAAGATTTTAGCGTTGATGCCTTCCTTAAAGAAAAAAAACTCCTGACACAGGAATTCCTGGATAAAACATCCAGTTATTCCAGTCATTGCAACATCAATATCCAAGGTAATATAAGATCCTGCATTAGAAATGCATTTTCACAGCCTTATCTTCCCGGTTCTGCCATAAAAGGGGTGATAAGGACGTCAATAATGTATGTCATCTTAAAAAGACTTAATGATACTTTACGTAAAAAGATATTAACTGATTTTGTACAAAAAAAACTTTTGGAATATAAAAAAGATCCCAGAGGAGAGCAGGGCTATTCCTGGTTTAAAGAAAGGTTTAAACAATGGTTTGCACAAAGACTCGACGAAGAAATCTTTCAAAAATTTGTTATCAAAAATAACCAGAAACGATATGATCCGCATTCTGATATCTTAAGGTGCATACAGATTTCCGATTCAAACTCTATTGATACCGGCAATTTACATCTTGAAGAAGTAAAAATATTCAGTGCTGACTCTGCTAAAAGCCCAAAAGACTGGTCTGTTTTTGTTGAATGCATACCTGCTGGTAATGAATTTACCTTTCAATGTAAAATTGACGAATGGTTGCTAAATAAATTTAAAGAAAATAACCCATCAAATTCCTTCGGTGTAGCCTTCTCAGAACTAAAGAAAATTTTATCTAATCCCTTTGAAGCAGTGAATGAAATGACCTCCGATTTATTAAGAGAGGAAGAATCGTTCTTTTCGCAAAAATTGAAACTGAAGAATATTTTAAATTTTGGAAATGAAACTCCAAATTTTAGACTGGGTTGGGGCATGGGACTTTTAGGGACGTCCGTAGCAATGCTTCTGCCAGCAGAGACGAAACAAGACTTAAGAAATATACTCTTCACAGATCGGGGAGATTCACCTGCGCCTAAGTCAAGAAGGATAATAACAAGTAACCATTCAAGCTATGCTATATTAGGCTGGTGTGTAGTAGAAAATAATATTTGA
- the cas6 gene encoding CRISPR system precrRNA processing endoribonuclease RAMP protein Cas6 codes for MPISFRLAKFRFTVCAKDHIRFPAYKGAVFRGGFGYAFKKIVCVVKGKPCDNCMLKQKCIYAYIFETPPPEDAGMLRLYPKVPHPFVIEPPADEKLLYTPGESFPFNLILIGKAIEYLPYFIYTFTELGRQGIGKGRGKYDLTLVEGTGINDESVPIYNGQDQILTNQFPIIYSRQLQHHNGSSDNDTLHISLKTPVRLRFNGHITDILEFHVLVRNLLRRISSLSYFHCEERLEVDFKGLIEKASTIRQTHSDLHWYDWNRYSTRQEQWMSLGGVLGTVTYEGNNSEFIPFLKLGEFIHIGKGTSFGLGRYEIMKSSNK; via the coding sequence ATGCCCATCTCATTCCGTTTGGCGAAATTCAGATTTACCGTGTGTGCGAAAGACCACATACGTTTTCCTGCATATAAGGGGGCGGTATTTCGCGGTGGATTTGGGTATGCCTTTAAAAAAATCGTCTGTGTGGTAAAGGGAAAACCATGCGATAACTGCATGCTGAAACAAAAATGCATTTACGCATATATCTTTGAAACTCCGCCCCCGGAAGACGCCGGGATGCTTCGTCTCTACCCCAAAGTGCCCCATCCTTTTGTCATAGAACCCCCTGCAGATGAAAAGCTTCTTTATACCCCCGGAGAATCATTTCCCTTCAATCTTATCCTCATTGGCAAGGCCATAGAGTATTTGCCTTATTTTATCTATACCTTTACCGAACTGGGGAGACAGGGTATCGGTAAGGGCAGGGGTAAATATGACCTTACCCTTGTTGAGGGAACCGGCATTAACGATGAATCGGTTCCTATCTATAACGGTCAAGACCAGATACTTACCAACCAATTTCCCATCATTTACTCCCGGCAGTTACAACACCACAATGGCAGTTCTGATAATGATACCCTGCATATTTCCCTGAAAACCCCTGTACGGCTTCGTTTTAACGGTCACATTACGGATATCCTTGAATTCCACGTCCTTGTCCGAAACCTTCTGAGGCGCATTTCGTCTTTATCATATTTCCATTGTGAAGAAAGATTGGAAGTTGATTTTAAAGGATTAATCGAAAAGGCATCCACTATCAGGCAAACACACTCTGATCTTCACTGGTATGACTGGAATCGGTATTCTACGCGGCAGGAGCAGTGGATGTCCCTTGGTGGTGTTTTGGGAACTGTTACCTATGAAGGTAATAACTCCGAATTTATACCCTTTCTCAAATTAGGGGAATTTATCCATATCGGAAAAGGGACGTCATTCGGTCTTGGGAGATATGAAATAATGAAGTCTTCAAATAAGTAA